From one Rosa rugosa chromosome 4, drRosRugo1.1, whole genome shotgun sequence genomic stretch:
- the LOC133744652 gene encoding uncharacterized protein LOC133744652, whose protein sequence is MRRVTFISDRHVGLVSAFPRVFPNNPHGFCFRHLMSNLSDKFPAGSYLKDRIPYLFMCCAYSRTPEMYEFNMEILRSEGGDIVAQFLEDLPKENWCMAYFNGERFGEMTNNLAESFNNWVLPLKSLPILDINDGIRVKSMASIAARKQDAHEWLSELCPVIEKKLKDNLEVGRHWRVSRSDTYVYEVHCQKYNSMVNLETRFCSCGKWQLYGFPCSHALVVIQQHGSSPYLYVNELYKVDKYRETYSFPINPLPSISKQVHDFGRDAVILQPPLTRRPPGRPRKKSYIFSYMLSYMFSYMKYYINDSKLSKRSFRESRLKDYPVEVDDSSSAILQIPKIWGFFCEVLFRVGAASPLSKTVVGEGMCLRMWPPEINISLFRSRFERFFEV, encoded by the exons atgaggagggtgacattcatttctgatcgtcatgttgggcttgttagtgctttccctagagtgtttcctaataatccacatgggttttgttttagacaCCTGATGTCTAACCTTTCTGACAAATTTCCAGCTGGATCTTACCTCAAGGATAGGATTCCTTACTTGTTTATGTGTTGTGCTTATTCTCGCACACCGGAGATGTATGAGTTCAACATGGAAATCTTGAGGAGTGAAGGCGGTGACATAGTTGCTCAATTTCTGGAGGATCTTCCCAAGGAGAACTGGTGTATGGCTTACTTTAATGGCGAAAGAtttggtgaaatgacaaataacttggctgagtctttcaataattgggtGTTGCCTTTGAAGAGTCTTCCTATTCTTGATATTAATGATGGCATTAGAGTGAAGTCCATGGCTTCAATTGCTGCTCGGAAGCAGGATGCTCATGAATGGTTGTCTGAGTTGTGCCCAGTGATTGAAAAGAAGTTGAAGGACAATTTGGAAGTCGGAAGGCATTGGAGAGTGAGCAGGTCTGATACCTATGTGTATGAAGTTCACTGCCAGAAGTACAATAGCATGGTAAATTTGGAAACTCGGTTTTGTTCGTGTGGAAAATGGCAGCTGTATGGCTTCCCATGTTCCCATGCACTTGTAGTGATCCAACAACATGGTTCTTCCCCGTATTTGTATGTCAATGAGCTGTACAAGGTGGATAAATATCGAGAAACTTATTCTTTCCCAATTAATCCTCTTCCCTCTATTTCGAAGCAAGTGCATGATTTTGGTAGAGATGCGGTGATCTTGCAGCCGCCTTTGACTAGAAGACCACCGGGAAGGCctagaaagaagag TTACATATTCAGCTACATGCTTAGTTATatgttcagttacatg AAATACTATATCAATGACTCGAAATTAAGTAAGAGAAGTTTCCGAGAATCGAGGCTGAAAGATTACCCGGTCGAGGTAGACGATTCGAGTTCTGCAAttcttcaaatccctaaaatttggggctttttctGTGAAGTACTTTTCAGAGTCGGCGCTGCTTCACCGTTGAGCAAAACAGTCGTCGGAGAAGGTATGTGTCTAAGAATGTGGCCGCCGGAGATTAATATTTCTCTATTTCGGAGTAGGTTTGAGCGGTTTTTTGAGGTTTGA